Within the Cryptococcus neoformans var. neoformans B-3501A chromosome 1, whole genome shotgun sequence genome, the region TGGCGTCTAATAAAAGCGATTACAATCTGAACTATAAATCTAGAAATGCAGATCTAATTGGTTCCTAATCCATTTCTAATCCGCTGGAACAACATTCAGTTCTGCCGTCATCACCGCGCACGCGGTTCATGCAGCGGTGCTCGCTCCTCTACTGCGTGGTAACGGATAATATATTCTTCTTAAGGCAATAGCGCATATATGTCCAGACTCTACGTCCCAAGTTCGCAATTACCAACATACACATGCACCACTTCGCCTCGGCAGTTGCAGCTCTCTTACTTTTGGGATTTTCTCGAGCCCAAGAGCTTTCCTGCTCCTCGCCCAAAGTCAACATCGACCCATGCCTCAGCCCTTCACCTGGCGGTCTCTTTGTGTTTCGACAACGCTTCGAACCTGATGTAGGAGATGATTTCGGCAGCTGGAATATAGATGGGCTTGAGGTTCTGACGTAGGTGCGGATGACTAAATGCCGTGAGGGGCTAATGATTATGATCCGGCAGCTGTGATACGCAACAACCACAAAACGACACCGCTTACGCTCCTACGTATAATCATGAAGAAATCGGCTCTTTCTGTCTCAAGTCCACCCTGTTTTCCGAGGAAAACGCATTTGCGAATTCCGAGAAAGCTTGGGCTCAGAGTGAAGTGGGAGAAGGCGTTGAAGAAGTTTGGGAACGAGCGGTCAGTGCATTTTATCTCGCcgagcccttttcctcggGAAAATTACTCATTGATAGTGTAGTGGAACGTGGCAGGAAGGTTCATTTCTACTTTCCATCCTGAATGCTACAAGAATGCTCAAAGGGGCAGTGGTGTaaattccttcatcttcaaggcATGACAGATGCTGAGGTTCCGCTGGACTTAGGTACCGGAATTCTTCGCCGTTTTACAAAAGTTACATTGGAGATTTCCCACAGCTCAACTACTTTCAGATAATGATGTACGTAGTCAGCGTCCCAAAGCCTTGTTGAATGGGACCCTGACATCGGACAGATCATCCCGTCTGAGGATATAAGCTACTCCCTTGCAGAGCTTACAAGCGCACTATCCATGGGCGGGAATTTCCCGGTGGTGAGTGACATTAAGAGCTAACTGGTATGAGCCATATTGACAACACCAGGTCATCTGTGACAATACCACactctccaccatcctGTGGCCTTTACTTGTCCGAGGCTCCTTTGCCACGGGTACTTTTGAACCTACCTCGATGTTGCAGCGTGAATCAAATTGCCCTCAAGATGGAATCATGTAAGTAGGCTGAAGACTGTGCAATATACAGCAATGTACATTATGGGTCGACGATGTTGATAACATAATACCAGCTATCAACTTTCTAACAGACGCCCTGTCCCAACCACGACAGCCACTTGGGATCGTATCTTTCGGCCTTCACCTCGTCCTATCACCCTTTCACATGACGAGTCGAAGTTATATTACCGGACTCAAGTGCCAGATGATCTAAGACAGAAGCTTGCATTGTTCAAGGGCTatgagcaaggaaaagaggaggggaagacAGAAAGGGCTGATAAGAAGTTCTGGAGAGATGAATTGTAATGGTCGGTCACCGCGAGCTTCATTATAAGGCCGCATATGCTTGTCCAAGgtttttattttatttgATGAAGCAATGGGTGGCCAAGGGGGATTGCCATAAGAGGACCACAGTCTGAGTGTTACCAAAGATCGTGAATGGGGAGTCTTTGCCGTGAGCTTCAACCTGCAGCTTGTGTTCTTCAGTTGAGCAATCAGGCATGGGATATCTAGTTCCCACAGCGTGTCGATACGATGATTTTTGCGGCTATGTGGTGGCAGCGTCCGTCGCGTTCTAGTTGTGTAATGGAATGTGAGGATATCACGGGCTTGATATCTGACCTTATCATAGAGGGTCCTTACAGAGAAAAGCGGGTAATTCAGGCCGAGCAGGATAGGGATGATGCGGCGtgcaaaggaggagggtatTGATGTTTACGCCGTGCATAGAGAAAACCACAGCAAGTtagaaggaagagggaagggcTGCGCGATGTAGAGAGTGAGAGCTGGCCAGGTGTCAGACGGGAAAATCAGGAGTCAGACTAGACCACTTCGTTGTACTGGTGCAGTAATAACTGGACATCAAGAGGGTACAATTATATTATTATGACTTCGCCTTGCGTCGTCGGTGCCGCGGCAATACGCAAGTGTCCATATGATTACGTAATTGTTCGTTTGGCCGATGCGATGATGCATGTTCGGAGGCAAGAAGGTGCATGGGCTGAGGATTGCGATTCCCGCGCTCTGCTGTATCTGATAGGAGCCATCGTTTCCACTCTGCACTTTCCTCGCAAGCACTCTCGAAAACATTCACTTATTCCTAGCATATCCTAAGCACATATTTGCCACTGGCAAGATACGGTCGCAATCGCCATGCCGGAGGatctctcctttcttgACCAGCTCGAAGACTGGCTAGAGGCCCAGATTCCCAACAATCTTCACGATTTACCATCCAAGATGTTTGATACTGTTGAAAAATTAACAAACGATCTCTGTGAGCCCATCCGTATTGTTGAGTTGTATTGACTTGCTAACTTGTTCGATAAAAGTTGAGACTCTCAATGTTCATGGTCCACCCTCTATCTCAATACCCTTTCCACCTTTCGGGGCCAAAGAAGTGCCCACtgtccctctccctcctcccccccctCCTAGTAGCACAATTTCTTGCTGTCAAAATGCGGTCCATAGATCTGGTCGGTTCGTGAAGACCCATCCTATCGCTGTTGGCGCGGTCATATCCGTTGGCTTGGGCTTCACGGGACTTTTGGCATACCATGGTGCAAGCTTCTTTGCtaaggggaggaaggaaaaaagacaatTTGGCGTCAACGGTGTCGTGCGCGACGGTATGTTGAAAGAGGCTATTGGTAAGTTTACCTAGTTTGTTGTGAAATAATTGGTAAGGTGCTAATAGCATACGCACCACAGTGATCCTCGCCCCTTCTCCCATGCCTCATATCCTTGTCCCGCTTGCGGCGAGTCTTCTGAGGGCAGGATATATTGTATTGATTGCTGTCACCAATAACAGGGATGCGCAATCTCTTGAGAAAAGGTTGAATGgattggaggaaagatccGCCTTGCGTGTTCTTGTCTACGACCCGGATGACGTGCGTACATGAATATTTCATTTATGGCGATTGCGACTGACTGTTTCGATCGATTATGATAGCCTTCTActttccctcctttccATCGCTCGCTTCTTGCCACCCTTACTCTCCGTTTCCCTGTCAGTGGAAGGTACACTGCTGGGGATCCATACAATCCACAACCATCTCAATTAGCTCACATCCAtgctttcctttccctctatcccctccacccatctccaccatctcaGCCAGGAGCCCTTCCAGCTCTACCTACACTTCTCGCTCCTAACCCCGACGGCAGTAAACCAATGCTGGTGAACTTTTACCCGTCAGGCTCAGTACCGACGACGCCTGTTACTTTTGCTAGCCAGATTCTCTCTAGCAACCATGTGTTGCTTGGTAGGAATCTGGCAGCATCCTCTGGTGCTAGAGTCATCTCCATATACATTGGTGATGTTGATCTACCAACTCTGCCTGCGATCCTCAGTCATGGCAAAACTCTTTCCCGTCGTCAGATCGCAAAGGAACGACTTGCGCAGGTAGCATCACCGCAGCAAAAGGTGTCTATCATTCGAGACTATATCTACGGCTCATTCAATGCTGTTTTCAGTGTGGTCATCGGATCACTCGGTCTGGGGACTGCAGTGAGAGATTACAAGACGTTTGAAAAAGGGGTTCTGAAAGCCATCAAATCGTCCCACGGCCAACTTTTCTTCATTGGTCAACGATCAttccttccattctttGTTGCACATCTACCTATCCCCagctccttccttcctcctcttttaGCGTACCTGCCCGCAATGCCCTCTTGCACCGGTCCTGCGGCTTCTGAGCACGTCAAATCCGCCGGCTACAAGAACAAAACTTCTGTGGCCAAACAAGGGGCGACTAGCCGCCAGGACGCAaatggggaaaaggagaggtTATCAGCTTCGGAGGGCAGTGAACATGAGGCAGGAGAAGACCTCATCAGCTCGGTGCACACTGGAACGAGCACCAGTAGTAGAGGTGTGGGTAGTGAGAGCTCGGAGGGGGCTAGCGGTCTTGGAGGTAGTTGGGTTGGATTGGAGGACGCCGTTTGAGCTTGCATGCTTATAGGCGCTCTGAATTTCCTGCGACACAGTGAAGTTGCCTGGGTGGATGAAAGGTGTATGGTTTGTCTGTTCGCTCTTTGCTCTTCGTTGTTTTGAATTGAAATTCTCAAATCAGTTGCTTGTGGTTCCATATGTTATGTAATTATATATCACGCTTTTCCAAAGCGGGCGGCTGACCGATGTATGACTGGTCGTTGACTCTGTCTAGAGACACAGCAGAGAGTGCGGCCATTAGTACTTGATGAGTTCTTGTTTGTAGATCTCACCAACTCGCAAGATATGAACAGGCAATGGGAAGTACAACACATCGGAGATCTACATTTTATCTCGGGGATGGTTCTATCAAGTAATAAAAAAATAATTGATCGACGCGATAAGATTGCACACGCGTCAGGGGTAAGCATAAATAGATCCCGGATCTCTTGAGTAAGATCGTTCACAACCACACACAACTCCCCAACAGACAGACGATCTCCCACCCTCGACCACGTTCTTGAAGACTTTTGGAACAACCTGGTAACAATGCTTCACCGCCGCCACCCCATTTCACATCCAGTTCCTCCATCCCCTTCGCGTCAACATCGTGACTACCTTGGCACTACAAGCACTACAGGCATACCAATACCACCGACCTCATCGCGTACATCGACGCCTGGTCGCCCTGCATCCAACCCAGCGCACTGGGAGTTGGATGCCAGAGAGCAAACCTCTTTATATGACCACGGGTTGAATAGACCTGGTAGAAGTAGTATGAGTAAAGGGACGGATATCGGCTGGGACACTGCTGAAAGCAGAAATAATTTAACAAATAGAATGGGGATGGGCTTGCGCAACGTTAGGCATGGGATGAAAGATGCACTAAGAATGGATAGGAGTGTAAATCTCGTCTGGCAGTAAGTCAGTGGTCGCAGCGTGCTGAACATCTCCTTGTTCCACTGGCTAATAAATTTACGAAGTGACCGCGAGCTGAAAACTCTAATCATCAAGTCGATGTACGATCATTTCATTGCTTTTCCTCAGCCGCTAAGCTGACGGCAAAATGAAGGTTAATTAACCTTTTATCATTACTCCTGTTGTCCTTGTCGTCTCTGATCTTTTCACCAATACTGGTGCATCCGGCCTCCACCGACATGCAGACGCGTACAAAAGCGATCGGTATGTGGTATAACATTTTGCTCAGCTGGCCTGTTTTTGTTGTGTGCTTTTGGGTCAATGTGAGCTGGTGTTTGGGAGTTTCAGGACCAACGTTGATGTCCGGTGCCGTTATTGTAGGCCAACTGGGGACCCGGAATATCAAAACGGGCACAAGTATTACTTCATCCTACTTATCGGCACCAGCCATCGGTCTGGGGCACACCCTCAAAGTCTACGCAAATGGCAACCGGCTATACAGCCAAATTATTCTCTTCGGCCACTCGTGTCCTTCTCATCAGCGATTTCACGTTGGTATCCCGCTTGATAGGAGCGATTCCACTCATTGGCCGGCCATGTGCCCTTGCATATATGTCTATCATCAGCTCATACTATTGTTTTGAGTGAGTTCGGCAGATAAATTCGTGGAAAACTCTGCTGACCTTCATGCTATTCCGGAGATGGACATTTTCTACGAAGAATTGGTCACTGGATTACAGAATAGAATATCTACAGGCGAGATTAGCATATATGTTTGGTTTCGGTAGGATTGACGCATTTTGTCCTGCTTTCCATCGACTAACGGCCTTTTTTAGGACTCCCAGTGACCCTGATGACATCTTTCGGACCGCCTTTGGTGACAATGGCCATATTTGCTCTAGTATACCCCTTTGTAGGCACCGCCGCACTCGATGATAAGGACACTGTTGACCACTATTTTTAGTTTGTCATCCAGGCGTTGCAATCTAGCCCTCCACGAAACGCAACCTTGTTACCTTTgaatccttcttctcgacctCTCACTCCCTCTTTCCGCGTCAAGAGCTCTAACGCTCTCCCGGCCGATCCCTTTGGCGAACCTACGTACTGCGATTTGGAAGCTCCTAGtgggagagaaaaggagtGGGAGTTTAAGGTTCCAATCTTTTGGTTTGCAAATCATGCCCTGAGAGGTTTGAAATGGTTGGAAGACGCCGTAGCAAAGGATAGAAGTGGTAGGAAAGACATCTTTGGTCTGGGATCGCAGGGTTGAGAGGACAGATGATGTAAATGGCTGGTTTAAAACTCATTATTCATCTTCGTGAGTTCTAGCAATGTAACCATCTACTGCTGTTACCCATTATTGGCTTCTCCCGGGCAGCTCGAATTACTACTGCGTATACACGTGCATTAATACATGTTACATATACATTTGTCAGATCGCGCTACTGTAGCTTTGGAGGATGCTGAACGATTCTCGATTGACACCGTACGTTCTGTATCCAAAGAATAATCCCGAAAGTATCATTCTTTGGTTATTGATCTCTTTTCAAGGATCTGGAGGATGATTCATCATAAAAACAtaagagatgaggaagaggacaaaCAGCCAAGAGGCAATACGAGACAAGAGACTTGGAATTTGGTCTAATATATGACATATCCTAGATGAATACTAGGTTGGCTTCTTGCAAAGAATGCTATTATGCCATCACATGACCCTGCTACAGACGCTGGATGATGGATAACGGAAGATtcgcggaagaggaggggtAGCAAGAAATTAAAGGAGGTTGATAAAAGAGTAAGGGCCACTGGCAGAAGAGTGTAAGTAGCAAAGAGAGAAATAGGCAATAATCGCTCGTCTAGTGAGATACGAGCCAGGAGGCAAAAAGGTCCAAAGACGCCGACATCCAGATTCCGTGCCTCACGTCCCAGGCCTCGCCGGCTTAATGATAGGCCCCGATTAACGCCGTGCACGTATTAATAGCTATAAAAAGATAAAGGGAAAAACATAAATAATAAATTTGAAATAAATAAATTTAATAGCTACAAGTTACGAGTAAACGAATGTAAAATGGAGTATGAAGTGTATAAGCTTGTATGCGATACGGATCCACCTAGCAGAAGCAGCACATGTCCACAGATCCCCAGGCGGAGGACACAAGACCGACACAAAGCCGATATCCATTAGTTTGGCGTTACAATATACTGCGTGGTGTCGGCTTGCCGCCTTTCGTCCGTCTAGCATATCGTTCGTAAGCTGGCATTCCCAGCGATCTCAGCTCAAGGCTTATCAATTGTTTGCCAAATAATAAGAGTAATACCCATCAGCCATCAGCATCATCCAACACCCACCATCGGGCACGGAGGAATCGGATAGGGCACTGGGCACTGATTGATGGGATCCATATGAGCGGTAAACGGATTATCGAATACGGAACCTGTTCCTGATGTTATGCAGGTGTGAGCCGGGGCCTGCGTGAAACAAAGAACTACTGCGCCGTGGGAAGACTGGGAAATGaaagaaagacaaaagGGAAGTGTGATTCGTGATTGGTGATTATTAGTGAtctgcatcttcttttAGATCTACTAATTAACttacctcttcttttgttACTGGTGTAAGGTTCAGGCACGAGGCACGGGGGGTTTTCAAGGCGGTTAAGGGCGGGCGAGGCACGAAAGGAGAGGGGAGTGAATGGGCGGGGCGTGGCGTGGGTCATCGGGGAAGGAGTGGGCGAGCAGCGATCGCTGGAAAGTGTGGAGGTGTATATAGACCCTGTTTATCCGCGAAGAGTGCGAGAGGGGCCCAGGCGATCGCCGGAAGGTTCCATATAAACTCGCCCTCTCCCCCCTCCGCCAGCCCTCCAGCCGCCATGTCCCAGCACCGTCCCTCGCCAGACCAGCCGTCCTACTATCCACTCCCCCACCCCCCGTACCAGCCCCAGTACGCCGAACCGATGCCCGCGAGACCGTCGCGCCCGATGAccatctcccttccccaATTCCAGCCACCCCCCTACTCCCAGCAACAGTCTCAGACTTTGCTTCACTCGCCATTCGAGACCCCCCGAAGCATGCCCATGAGCTCAACCCCTTTATCATCACATATTGAAGGAATGGTGGATTACTTCTCCACCTGGGACGGGCAAACTATGCAGCCAGTGCCAGACTTCCATCAACACGCCCTCCAGCATCAGCCGCTGCTGCCTCagcacccttcttctctgccgCTATCGAACCACAGTCCTAACGAATGGCAGTCACAAGCACCTCGTTCATCCCGTAAAACCAGCCGTCAGCCAAATTCCAAGGCTACTAGTTCCGATTCCATGAGTAGCACCAAAACCACCAGGCAGCAATTCACTGCATGTGGCGCGTGCCGTCACAGGCGAGTAAAGTGTGACTTGAAAGATAAGCAGGAACAGGCCGAGAAAACAGCTCTGTTGGAGAGTAATGGGCACACTGGACCCATGAGAGAGCAGGCCAAAAAGGTTCAATGCTCAAATTGTTTAGAAAGAGGGCTCAACTGCGTGTAAGCTAACTCTGTGCATTCATCCActttttccttgctcatGTCGCTTTATAGAGACGAGTTTGCACCTATCAAAGCTGCCAAGCAACTACGCCGTGGAAAACGAATCACAGAGATAGAACAGTTATATGGGAGATCCGCAACGGACGCTGCGAGTGTACATGACAACGCCTCTACATCTTCTATCAAGCAGCCTGTATCGTCTGTCAAATCTAATACTCAACCGGTTCACTCCATTATCCCCGAATTGACTCGAGAATTCTTTGAATCAGACTTCTTCCGTAGGTTTCAAGTTCAACGGCCAGTCATTGATCCCGGAAACTTCCTTGAGAGGTATTTATCGCAAGCAAATCCTCATGCAGCAGCCATGGGTACCGAAGGCGCCATCCTCTGCCACGTACTTTACGCCTGGGCTGTGTCATATGGCGTAGACGAGTATGGTCGTCTAGATCTACCggaaggtggaagagaacCATTAACTGGGGTGAACGTCACAAATGCATGCCCCGGAGAAGTacaaagagaaaaagataGATCTgtaaggaaggagaagatgaaaagcgTAGTAAAAATTATTCTCAAGGAAATTGATGACTGTGGGGTGATGAGAAAACCGACTTGGGATGGTGTTCGAGTCTTGCTCATGATATTGCCGTTGACAGAAGGTGCGTTTGCCAAGTCACATTACCAGTACATCTCAAACCACAAATACTCAAAGTCGATTTACTGCAGGCATATCAACGCCGGTTGAACGACTGGTCATGTATGATGCTGCCATCTCACAGGTTTTCATGCTATGCTCCCACGTCGCTATGGGGTATGATGGATTACCGTCTGC harbors:
- a CDS encoding hypothetical protein (Match to ESTs gb|CF186755.1|CF186755, gb|CF185650.1|CF185650; Similar to gi|46096064|gb|EAK81297.1| hypothetical protein UM00312.1 [Ustilago maydis 521], FASTA scores: opt: 345, E(): 1.6e-11, (31.045% identity (59.104% similar) in 335 aa overlap (8-323:4-302))), producing MPEDLSFLDQLEDWLEAQIPNNLHDLPSKMFDTVEKLTNDLFETLNVHGPPSISIPFPPFGAKEVPTVPLPPPPPPSSTISCCQNAVHRSGRFVKTHPIAVGAVISVGLGFTGLLAYHGASFFAKGRKEKRQFGVNGVVRDGMLKEAIVILAPSPMPHILVPLAASLLRAGYIVLIAVTNNRDAQSLEKRLNGLEERSALRVLVYDPDDPSTFPPFHRSLLATLTLRFPVSGRYTAGDPYNPQPSQLAHIHAFLSLYPLHPSPPSQPGALPALPTLLAPNPDGSKPMLVNFYPSGSVPTTPVTFASQILSSNHVLLGRNLAASSGARVISIYIGDVDLPTLPAILSHGKTLSRRQIAKERLAQVASPQQKVSIIRDYIYGSFNAVFSVVIGSLGLGTAVRDYKTFEKGVLKAIKSSHGQLFFIGQRSFLPFFVAHLPIPSSFLPPLLAYLPAMPSCTGPAASEHVKSAGYKNKTSVAKQGATSRQDANGEKERLSASEGSEHEAGEDLISSVHTGTSTSSRGVGSESSEGASGLGGSWVGLEDAV